From Micromonospora rifamycinica, a single genomic window includes:
- a CDS encoding DUF47 domain-containing protein has protein sequence MKFSFRPTEGAFYELFTRAAQNLVKGTELLNELALPGVDVQSVSERLTEVEHDSDQITHDLYKKINSTFITPFDREDIYRLGSLLDDVMDHLEAVGNLLYLYGLTKLPSLPRELHELVNVLDLQAKLTAEAMPRLKSMKDLEDYWIECNRLENDGDQAYRMLLVRLFSGEYDALTVLKMKEVADELEAACDAFEHVANTVETIAVKES, from the coding sequence GTGAAGTTTTCCTTCCGTCCCACCGAGGGCGCTTTCTACGAGCTCTTCACCAGGGCCGCGCAGAACCTGGTGAAGGGCACCGAGCTGCTCAACGAGCTGGCCCTGCCCGGCGTCGACGTGCAGTCGGTCAGCGAACGGCTGACCGAGGTCGAGCACGACAGCGACCAGATCACCCACGATCTCTACAAGAAGATCAACTCCACCTTCATCACGCCGTTCGACCGGGAGGACATCTACCGGTTGGGTTCGCTGCTCGACGACGTGATGGACCACCTGGAGGCGGTCGGCAACCTGCTCTACCTGTACGGCCTCACCAAGCTCCCGTCGCTGCCGCGCGAACTGCACGAGCTGGTCAACGTGCTCGACCTCCAGGCCAAGCTGACCGCCGAGGCGATGCCCCGGCTCAAGTCGATGAAGGACCTGGAGGACTACTGGATCGAGTGCAACCGGCTGGAGAACGACGGCGACCAGGCGTACCGGATGCTGCTGGTCCGGCTCTTCTCGGGCGAGTACGACGCGCTGACGGTGCTGAAGATGAAGGAGGTCGCCGACGAGCTGGAGGCCGCCTGCGACGCCTTCGAGCACGTGGCGAACACGGTCGAGACCATCGCGGTCAAGGAGTCCTGA
- a CDS encoding inorganic phosphate transporter — MSPELIAVLAVIAVALAFDYTNGFHDAANAIATSVSTRALTPRFALGLAAVGNFVGAHFGAGVAKTVGDGLVTLPTGVGSLGVVFAGVLGAIAWNLITWYFGLPSSSSHALFGGLVGATLLSTGGVVQWVTIGEKVILPMVLSPIIGLTLGYLLMLAILWTFRKGQPGKLNRGFRWAQTASAAAMSVGHGMQDAAKTMGIVVLALYTGGFQDDKTHIPGWVFWTSATMLALGTYAGGWRIIRTLGRKIIDLGPPEGFAAETVASAVLYFNALVLKAPISTTHTITSAIMGVGATKRLSAVRWNVAGNIVLAWIITFPAAALIACLTYLVVRPLF, encoded by the coding sequence GTGAGTCCCGAACTCATCGCCGTGTTGGCGGTGATCGCGGTGGCCCTGGCGTTCGACTACACCAACGGCTTCCACGACGCCGCCAACGCGATCGCGACAAGCGTCTCCACCCGCGCCCTGACACCCCGGTTCGCCCTCGGGCTCGCCGCGGTGGGCAACTTCGTCGGCGCGCACTTCGGTGCCGGCGTGGCCAAGACCGTCGGCGACGGCCTGGTCACCCTCCCCACCGGCGTGGGCAGTCTCGGGGTGGTCTTCGCCGGGGTGCTCGGCGCGATCGCCTGGAACCTGATCACCTGGTACTTCGGCCTGCCGTCGTCGTCCTCGCACGCGCTGTTCGGCGGGCTGGTCGGGGCGACCCTGCTCTCCACCGGCGGTGTCGTGCAGTGGGTGACCATCGGCGAGAAGGTCATCCTGCCGATGGTGCTCTCGCCGATCATCGGCCTCACCCTCGGTTACCTGCTGATGCTGGCCATCCTCTGGACGTTCCGCAAGGGGCAGCCGGGCAAGCTCAACCGGGGCTTCCGCTGGGCGCAGACCGCCTCGGCGGCGGCCATGTCGGTCGGCCACGGCATGCAGGACGCCGCCAAGACCATGGGCATCGTGGTGCTGGCCCTCTACACCGGTGGCTTCCAGGACGACAAGACGCACATCCCGGGGTGGGTCTTCTGGACCTCGGCGACCATGCTGGCGCTCGGCACGTACGCCGGTGGTTGGCGGATCATCCGGACCCTCGGCCGCAAGATCATCGATCTGGGTCCGCCGGAGGGCTTCGCCGCCGAGACGGTAGCCAGTGCGGTGCTCTACTTCAACGCGCTGGTGCTGAAGGCCCCGATCTCCACCACCCACACGATCACCTCGGCGATCATGGGGGTGGGTGCCACCAAGCGGCTCTCCGCGGTCCGCTGGAACGTGGCCGGCAACATCGTGCTGGCCTGGATCATCACCTTCCCGGCCGCCGCGCTGATCGCCTGCCTGACCTACCTGGTGGTCCGCCCGCTGTTCTGA
- a CDS encoding Gfo/Idh/MocA family protein, giving the protein MTRWGILSTGHIAGRFAEDLRLVPGAELVAVGSRTAESAERFAARYGATRAHGSWAELAADDELDAIYVATPHAAHHEAARVCLEAGRAVLLEKPFTLDLATSTELVELARSRGVFLMEAMWMRTNPLILRLVELVRAGAIGEVTGVRADFGVAGPFPPEHRMRNPALGGGALLDLGVYPVSLAHLLLGVPQHVRAWARLSPEGVDENTGIVLGYDSGAVATLGCGMVGATPLTAAITGSTGRIELPEPFFRPGSAVLHRAGAEPETLTDDPAGGGYQYEAAEVQRCLAAGLTESPLVPHAVTLEVMALLDDIRAQIGVDYS; this is encoded by the coding sequence ATGACACGTTGGGGGATTTTGTCCACCGGCCACATCGCCGGCCGGTTCGCCGAGGATCTACGCCTGGTGCCGGGGGCCGAGCTGGTCGCGGTCGGCTCGCGGACGGCGGAGAGCGCCGAACGGTTCGCCGCCCGCTACGGGGCCACCCGCGCCCACGGCTCGTGGGCGGAGCTGGCGGCCGACGACGAGCTGGACGCGATCTACGTGGCGACCCCGCACGCCGCCCACCACGAGGCCGCCCGGGTCTGCCTGGAGGCCGGCCGGGCGGTGCTGCTGGAGAAGCCGTTCACCCTCGACCTGGCCACCAGCACCGAGCTGGTCGAGCTGGCCCGGTCCCGGGGGGTCTTCCTGATGGAGGCCATGTGGATGCGGACCAACCCGCTGATCCTGCGCCTGGTCGAGCTGGTCCGGGCGGGCGCGATCGGCGAGGTGACCGGCGTCCGGGCCGACTTCGGGGTGGCCGGGCCGTTCCCGCCTGAGCACCGGATGCGCAATCCGGCGCTCGGCGGCGGCGCGCTGCTCGACCTGGGCGTCTACCCGGTCAGCCTGGCCCACCTGCTGCTCGGCGTCCCGCAGCACGTGCGGGCCTGGGCCAGGCTCAGCCCGGAGGGGGTGGACGAGAACACCGGCATCGTCCTCGGGTACGACTCGGGGGCGGTCGCCACGCTCGGCTGCGGGATGGTCGGGGCGACCCCGCTGACCGCCGCGATCACCGGCAGCACCGGCCGGATCGAGCTGCCCGAGCCGTTCTTCCGCCCCGGGTCGGCGGTGCTGCACCGGGCCGGGGCCGAGCCCGAGACGCTCACCGACGACCCGGCCGGCGGCGGGTACCAGTACGAAGCCGCCGAGGTGCAGCGCTGCCTGGCGGCCGGGCTGACCGAGAGCCCCCTGGTGCCGCACGCGGTCACGCTGGAGGTGATGGCGCTGTTGGACGACATCCGGGCGCAGATCGGCGTCGACTACTCCTGA
- a CDS encoding ATP-dependent DNA helicase translates to MRTVTAPRGGSGGRRVGGDGYRRTVTASRTAAGPSTPSARSGRRRGGRPSGTELLAAAVGAVPGGAARPGQQQMTEAIERSVAAREHLLVQAGTGTGKSLAYLAPALTVDGPVVVSTATLALQSQLVEHDLPRLADAVEPLLGRRPTFAVLKGRHHYLCLARLDNSTEDEPEDTLFDAPAARPGGGTKWLGEAGRMGKQIQRLRDWAEKTDTGDRDELDPGVDDQAWRLASMPARECVGASRCPFGQECFAEASRARAREADIVVTNHSLLAVDMLAGRHIVPPHKLLIVDEAHELADRVSSAAQAELVPELIDRSARRARPLLRPDVADRLTEAGDALAVGLAEAPSGRLTGGLPGPLREACTLLDAATRAALDAIGDVKADDPDPVRKQQAKSVLDELSTTAQRLLEEADHDVAWVEKPDNGSRRALVVAPLSVAGTLAAHLYDERTVVATSATLALGGRFDTVARALGLEAPPPAPPSPAAAALATAAAGRSTGVLGGGTAAGTAAGDPGTGGVAAAPGSRPATGMVPATSGPGWTSLDVGSPFDYARQGILYVAAHLPRPSVSGLPEAAGAELLRLVGALGGRTLGLFSSRRAAQQAAELLRAQTDLPVLLQGEEALPLLVRRFREERSSCLFGVMSLWQGVDVPGDSCQLVVIDRLPFPRPDEPLAAARAAAVDAGGGSGFSAVSVPIAAVRLAQGVGRLIRATGDRGVVAVLDSRLETARGYGPFLRRSLPPFWYTTRPEVAQGALERLAKA, encoded by the coding sequence ATCCGCACGGTGACCGCGCCACGCGGGGGCAGCGGCGGGCGGCGTGTCGGCGGCGACGGGTACCGTCGCACGGTGACTGCGTCCCGTACCGCCGCCGGCCCCAGCACCCCCTCGGCCCGCTCCGGACGGCGGCGTGGCGGCCGGCCGAGCGGCACCGAACTGCTCGCGGCGGCGGTCGGCGCGGTGCCCGGCGGCGCGGCCCGGCCGGGCCAGCAGCAGATGACCGAGGCGATCGAGCGCAGCGTGGCCGCCCGGGAGCACCTGTTGGTGCAGGCCGGCACCGGCACCGGCAAGTCGCTGGCCTACCTGGCCCCGGCGTTGACCGTGGACGGCCCGGTGGTGGTCTCCACCGCCACCCTGGCGTTGCAGTCCCAGCTGGTCGAGCACGACCTGCCCCGGCTCGCCGACGCGGTCGAGCCGCTGCTCGGCCGCCGCCCCACCTTCGCCGTGCTCAAGGGCCGGCACCACTACCTCTGCCTGGCCCGGTTGGACAACTCCACCGAGGACGAACCGGAGGACACCCTCTTCGACGCCCCCGCCGCCCGGCCCGGGGGCGGGACGAAGTGGCTCGGTGAGGCCGGTCGGATGGGCAAGCAGATCCAGCGGCTGCGCGACTGGGCCGAGAAGACCGACACCGGCGACCGGGACGAGCTGGACCCGGGCGTCGACGACCAGGCGTGGCGGCTGGCCTCGATGCCCGCCCGGGAGTGCGTGGGAGCGTCCCGCTGCCCGTTCGGTCAGGAGTGCTTCGCCGAGGCCTCCCGCGCCCGCGCCCGGGAGGCCGACATCGTGGTCACCAACCACAGCCTGCTCGCGGTGGACATGCTGGCCGGTCGGCACATCGTCCCGCCGCACAAGCTGCTGATCGTCGACGAGGCGCACGAGCTGGCCGACCGGGTCTCCTCGGCGGCCCAGGCCGAGCTGGTGCCGGAGCTGATCGACCGGTCCGCCCGCCGCGCCCGGCCGTTGCTGCGGCCGGACGTCGCCGACCGGCTCACCGAGGCCGGCGACGCGCTCGCCGTCGGGCTGGCCGAGGCCCCGTCCGGCCGGCTCACCGGCGGCCTGCCCGGCCCGTTGCGGGAGGCCTGCACCCTGCTCGACGCGGCCACCCGGGCCGCCCTCGACGCGATCGGCGACGTCAAGGCCGACGACCCGGACCCGGTCCGCAAGCAGCAGGCCAAGTCGGTGCTCGACGAGCTGTCGACCACCGCGCAGCGGCTGCTGGAGGAGGCCGACCACGACGTGGCCTGGGTGGAGAAGCCGGACAACGGCAGCCGGCGGGCGCTGGTGGTCGCGCCGCTGTCGGTCGCCGGCACCCTCGCCGCCCACCTGTACGACGAGCGCACGGTGGTCGCCACCTCGGCGACGCTGGCGCTGGGCGGCCGGTTCGACACGGTGGCGCGGGCGCTCGGGCTGGAGGCGCCGCCGCCCGCCCCGCCGTCCCCGGCCGCCGCCGCGCTGGCCACCGCCGCCGCCGGCCGGTCCACCGGTGTGCTCGGCGGCGGGACGGCGGCCGGGACCGCCGCCGGCGACCCGGGCACCGGCGGGGTGGCCGCCGCCCCGGGCAGCCGACCCGCCACCGGCATGGTGCCGGCCACCTCGGGGCCGGGCTGGACGTCGCTGGACGTCGGCTCACCCTTCGACTACGCCCGCCAGGGCATCCTGTACGTCGCCGCGCACCTGCCCCGGCCCAGCGTCTCCGGGCTACCCGAGGCTGCCGGTGCGGAGTTGCTGCGGCTGGTCGGCGCGCTCGGTGGCCGTACCCTCGGGCTGTTCTCCTCCCGGCGGGCAGCGCAGCAGGCCGCGGAGCTGCTCCGGGCGCAAACCGACCTGCCGGTGCTGCTACAGGGCGAGGAGGCGTTGCCGTTGCTGGTCCGCCGGTTCCGGGAGGAGCGGTCGAGCTGCCTGTTCGGGGTGATGTCGCTCTGGCAGGGGGTGGACGTGCCCGGCGACTCGTGCCAGCTCGTGGTGATCGACAGGTTGCCCTTCCCGCGCCCCGACGAGCCGCTGGCGGCGGCCCGCGCGGCGGCGGTGGACGCGGGCGGCGGCTCCGGCTTCTCGGCGGTCAGCGTGCCGATCGCGGCGGTCCGGCTGGCCCAGGGGGTGGGCCGGCTGATCCGGGCCACCGGCGACCGGGGGGTGGTGGCGGTGCTCGACTCGCGGCTGGAGACGGCGCGCGGCTACGGGCCGTTCCTGCGCCGTTCGCTGCCCCCGTTCTGGTACACCACCCGCCCCGAGGTGGCCCAGGGCGCGTTGGAGCGCCTGGCCAAGGCGTGA
- the pstB gene encoding phosphate ABC transporter ATP-binding protein PstB — translation MAKRIDATDVTAYYGGFKAIENINLTVEPKTVTALIGPSGCGKSTFLRSINRMHEVLPGARVEGSLTIDGQDVYHRDVDVTAVRRMIGMVFQRPNPFPTMSIFENVVAGLRLNGVRRKSILDEAAEKALRSANLWDEVKDRLGKPGAGLSGGQQQRLCIARTIAVEPQVVLMDEPCSALDPISTLAIEDLMFQLKDKFTIIIVTHNMQQAARVSDRTAFFSIEKTGDPGRLIEYDNTQKIFSNPGQKKTEDYITGRFG, via the coding sequence ATGGCCAAGCGCATCGACGCCACCGACGTGACCGCCTACTACGGCGGTTTCAAGGCGATCGAGAACATCAACCTGACGGTCGAGCCGAAGACGGTCACCGCCCTGATCGGCCCGTCCGGCTGCGGCAAGTCGACCTTCCTGCGGTCGATCAACCGGATGCACGAGGTGCTGCCCGGGGCCCGGGTCGAGGGCAGCCTGACCATCGACGGCCAGGACGTCTACCACCGGGACGTCGACGTGACCGCCGTCCGCCGCATGATCGGCATGGTGTTCCAGCGCCCCAACCCGTTCCCCACCATGAGCATCTTCGAGAACGTGGTGGCCGGGCTGCGGCTCAACGGGGTCCGCAGGAAGTCCATCCTGGACGAGGCGGCCGAGAAGGCGCTCCGCTCGGCGAACCTGTGGGACGAGGTCAAGGACCGTCTCGGCAAGCCCGGCGCGGGCCTGTCCGGCGGTCAGCAGCAGCGGCTGTGCATCGCCCGGACCATCGCCGTCGAGCCGCAGGTGGTGCTGATGGACGAGCCCTGCTCGGCGCTGGACCCGATCTCGACGCTGGCCATCGAGGACCTGATGTTCCAGCTCAAGGACAAGTTCACCATCATCATCGTCACCCACAACATGCAGCAGGCGGCCCGGGTCTCCGACCGCACCGCCTTCTTCTCGATCGAGAAGACCGGCGACCCCGGCCGGCTCATCGAGTACGACAACACCCAGAAGATCTTCAGCAACCCGGGGCAGAAGAAGACCGAGGACTACATCACCGGCCGCTTCGGCTGA
- a CDS encoding AI-2E family transporter, with translation MSRFERVRGRLRRAYESGRESVRAGRADPADAPEGVGVATPASPGPAAAPSATVVGAEPPAAMHNSTSSRDDADVPHALRIAAAWSWRLIVIGVVTWALLRIVGTISIVIIPLAVALLLSALLAPAVGWLLRVRFPRSLATGVVMVGGLVAVFGTLTLVVNEFIQGVPELSAKSSQGVRQIQDWLKTGPLHLSDSQLNRYIEEAQGWINGNTEKFTSGALATAATLAEVLTGAVLVLFATFFFLRDGNRIWRFLVRLLPVAARWKVDDAGRASWATLGAYVRATVLVAFIDAVGIGIFLVVFDIPFAFPLAALVFLGAFIPIVGAFLSGVVAVLVALVDSGPVTALIILGVVIGVQQVEGHLLQPLIMGRAVAIHPLAVIIGIAAGVVLAGITGALVAVPLIAVLNTAVRRLSARSVPDTPPDAVVVASQAP, from the coding sequence TTGAGCCGCTTCGAGCGGGTACGCGGCCGGCTCCGCCGCGCGTACGAGTCCGGACGGGAGTCGGTCCGGGCGGGGCGTGCCGATCCGGCCGACGCCCCGGAGGGGGTCGGGGTGGCCACGCCGGCGTCGCCCGGCCCGGCGGCGGCGCCGTCGGCGACGGTGGTCGGGGCCGAGCCGCCGGCGGCCATGCACAACTCCACCTCCAGCCGGGACGACGCGGACGTGCCGCACGCGCTGCGGATCGCCGCCGCCTGGTCGTGGCGGCTGATCGTGATCGGCGTGGTCACCTGGGCGCTGCTCAGGATCGTCGGGACGATCAGCATCGTGATCATCCCGCTGGCGGTGGCGCTGCTGCTCTCCGCGCTGCTCGCCCCGGCGGTGGGTTGGCTGCTGCGGGTGCGGTTCCCCCGGTCGCTGGCGACGGGCGTGGTGATGGTCGGCGGCCTGGTCGCGGTCTTCGGCACGCTGACCCTGGTGGTCAACGAGTTCATCCAGGGTGTGCCGGAGCTGAGCGCGAAGTCGTCGCAGGGCGTGCGGCAGATCCAGGACTGGCTGAAGACCGGCCCGTTGCACCTGTCCGACAGCCAGCTCAACCGCTACATCGAAGAGGCGCAGGGCTGGATCAACGGCAACACCGAGAAGTTCACCAGCGGGGCGCTCGCCACCGCCGCCACCCTGGCCGAGGTGCTGACCGGCGCGGTCCTGGTGCTCTTCGCCACCTTCTTCTTCCTGCGCGACGGCAACCGGATCTGGCGTTTCCTGGTCCGCCTGCTGCCGGTCGCCGCCCGGTGGAAGGTCGACGACGCCGGCCGGGCGTCCTGGGCGACGCTCGGCGCCTACGTCCGGGCGACCGTGCTGGTGGCGTTCATCGACGCGGTGGGGATCGGCATCTTCCTGGTCGTCTTCGACATCCCGTTCGCCTTTCCGCTGGCCGCGCTGGTCTTCCTCGGCGCGTTCATCCCGATCGTCGGCGCGTTCCTCTCCGGGGTGGTGGCGGTGCTGGTGGCGCTGGTCGACAGCGGCCCGGTGACCGCCCTGATCATCCTCGGCGTGGTGATCGGGGTGCAGCAGGTCGAGGGGCACCTGCTGCAACCGTTGATCATGGGTCGGGCGGTGGCCATCCACCCGCTGGCGGTGATCATCGGGATCGCGGCCGGCGTGGTGCTCGCCGGCATCACCGGCGCGCTGGTCGCGGTGCCGCTGATCGCGGTGCTCAACACCGCCGTCCGCCGGCTGTCGGCCCGCAGCGTGCCGGACACCCCACCGGACGCCGTGGTGGTCGCCTCCCAGGCGCCCTGA
- a CDS encoding PPK2 family polyphosphate kinase, producing the protein MRADEETEIVVPAGGPVRRWLRVASDGGPVDLGAVDPRSTPGLPAAGEGKERKLWARRQVELIGAGLARQQEMLFATAAAGAHAAQASTPTRGGAGLGRGRPGRLLLVLQAMDCGGKDGTVKRVAGAMNPLGLHIRSFGPPTRQELRHDFLWRIRRALPPPGYVGVFNRSHYEDVLVARVDALVPERTWRSRYDQINAFERELVDGGVTVVKVMLHISPQEQARRLAQRLTDPTKHWKYQPSDLDSRARWDDYQAAYAEALGRCDTDAAPWFVVPADRKWYRDWAVAHLLRETFEGLDLGYPAAGFDVERELRRLASGGGDG; encoded by the coding sequence ATGCGTGCAGACGAGGAGACGGAGATCGTCGTACCCGCTGGTGGGCCGGTACGGCGGTGGTTGCGGGTGGCGTCGGACGGTGGGCCGGTCGATCTCGGCGCGGTGGATCCCCGGTCCACCCCGGGCCTTCCGGCGGCGGGTGAGGGGAAGGAGCGCAAGCTCTGGGCGCGGCGGCAGGTCGAGCTGATCGGTGCCGGGCTGGCCCGGCAGCAGGAGATGCTCTTCGCCACCGCGGCGGCCGGGGCGCACGCGGCCCAGGCCTCGACCCCGACCAGGGGCGGTGCCGGGCTGGGCCGGGGTCGGCCGGGTCGGCTGCTGCTGGTGCTCCAGGCGATGGACTGCGGGGGCAAGGACGGCACGGTCAAGCGGGTGGCCGGGGCGATGAACCCGCTCGGCCTGCACATCCGGTCGTTCGGCCCGCCGACCCGGCAGGAGCTGCGGCACGATTTCCTGTGGCGGATCCGCCGGGCGTTGCCGCCACCCGGCTACGTCGGCGTCTTCAACCGCTCGCACTACGAGGACGTGCTGGTGGCCCGGGTCGACGCACTGGTGCCGGAGCGGACCTGGCGGTCCCGGTACGACCAGATCAACGCCTTCGAGCGGGAGCTGGTCGACGGGGGCGTGACAGTGGTGAAGGTGATGCTGCACATCTCCCCGCAGGAGCAGGCGCGGCGGTTGGCGCAGCGGCTGACCGACCCGACGAAGCACTGGAAGTACCAGCCGAGCGATCTCGACTCCCGGGCGCGGTGGGACGACTACCAGGCGGCGTACGCGGAGGCGCTGGGGCGGTGCGACACGGACGCCGCGCCCTGGTTCGTGGTGCCGGCGGACCGTAAGTGGTACCGGGACTGGGCGGTGGCGCACCTGCTGCGGGAGACGTTCGAGGGTCTTGATCTGGGGTATCCGGCTGCCGGTTTCGACGTGGAACGGGAGCTGCGGCGGTTGGCGAGTGGCGGCGGGGACGGCTGA
- the sigJ gene encoding RNA polymerase sigma factor SigJ: MLGSRSEAEDAVQETWLRYSGALADPRSRAEIRHLGGWLTTTCARICLDVLRSARVRRETYPGQWLPEPVVTPWRAGGPEPDGFAPDPADRAVRRDRLGTALLVVLERLTPEQRVAFVLHDVFAVPFARVAEVLASTPEAARQLASRARRAVTATDAPRHTAGPAEQREVLAAFAAATESGDLDTLVRVLAPDVVLIGDGGGHFPAARRPVVGADPVARFLLGLFTRAGRYGQRLRAEPVLVDGVLGLHLETVTPDGRPLRMVTGFAVHDGRISGLFNQLNPDKLHRLPDLDPAATWPPRW, from the coding sequence ATGCTGGGCAGCCGCAGCGAGGCGGAGGACGCCGTCCAGGAGACCTGGCTGCGGTACTCCGGGGCGCTCGCCGATCCGCGCAGCCGCGCCGAGATCCGGCACCTGGGCGGCTGGCTCACCACCACCTGCGCCCGGATCTGCCTCGACGTGCTGCGCTCGGCCCGGGTCCGCCGGGAGACGTACCCGGGTCAGTGGCTGCCGGAGCCGGTGGTCACGCCGTGGCGCGCCGGCGGGCCGGAGCCGGACGGCTTCGCCCCCGACCCGGCCGACCGGGCGGTCCGGCGCGACCGGCTCGGCACCGCGCTGCTGGTCGTCCTGGAACGGCTCACCCCCGAGCAGCGGGTCGCCTTCGTCCTGCACGACGTCTTCGCGGTGCCGTTCGCCCGGGTCGCCGAGGTGCTGGCGAGCACCCCCGAGGCGGCCCGCCAGCTCGCCTCCCGGGCCCGTCGGGCGGTCACCGCCACCGACGCGCCCCGGCACACCGCCGGCCCGGCCGAGCAGCGCGAGGTGCTCGCCGCCTTCGCCGCCGCGACCGAGTCGGGCGACCTGGACACGCTGGTGCGGGTACTCGCCCCGGACGTGGTGCTGATCGGCGACGGCGGGGGGCACTTTCCGGCGGCCCGCCGACCGGTCGTCGGGGCCGACCCGGTGGCCCGGTTCCTGCTCGGCCTCTTCACCCGGGCCGGCCGCTACGGCCAGCGGCTCCGGGCCGAGCCGGTGCTGGTGGACGGGGTGCTCGGGCTGCACCTGGAGACGGTCACGCCCGACGGCCGCCCGCTACGGATGGTCACCGGCTTCGCCGTGCACGACGGCCGGATCAGCGGCCTGTTCAACCAGCTCAACCCGGACAAGCTGCACCGGCTGCCCGACCTCGACCCGGCCGCCACCTGGCCGCCACGCTGGTGA
- a CDS encoding DUF402 domain-containing protein yields MPSDTVRVIYRKYDGSAHRDYPARLLTEDDLGVWLGVTAGTASVYHGRPSVEQIPFVLLVPHQAWWTGMFNPPPRTSEVYCDITTPARWEGDDTVHLIDLDLDVVRRRATGLVELRDEDEFAEHRVRFGYPDEAVAQARAAATRLLTALGDGTEPFASAYRTWLALVV; encoded by the coding sequence ATGCCGAGCGACACGGTCCGCGTGATCTACCGCAAGTACGACGGCAGCGCCCACCGTGACTACCCGGCCCGCCTGCTGACCGAGGACGACCTCGGGGTGTGGCTCGGGGTGACCGCCGGTACCGCGTCGGTCTACCACGGCCGACCCTCGGTGGAGCAGATCCCCTTCGTCCTGCTGGTGCCGCATCAGGCCTGGTGGACGGGCATGTTCAACCCGCCGCCGAGGACCAGCGAGGTCTACTGCGACATCACCACCCCGGCCCGCTGGGAGGGCGACGACACGGTCCACCTGATCGATCTCGACCTGGACGTGGTGCGTCGCCGGGCCACCGGCCTGGTGGAGTTGCGCGACGAGGACGAGTTCGCCGAGCACCGGGTGCGGTTCGGCTACCCGGACGAGGCGGTGGCGCAGGCCCGGGCGGCGGCGACCCGGCTGCTCACCGCCCTCGGCGACGGCACCGAACCGTTCGCCTCGGCGTACCGCACGTGGCTGGCCCTGGTGGTCTGA
- a CDS encoding NUDIX hydrolase, protein MTIDSPGFPAPPALVEHARRFLAEGGVPATPRVAATVLLLRPAGTDFEVYVIRRVAAMAFGGMYAFPGGGVDPSDSQAHLDWAGPDPTAWADRLGVAPRDAQAVVCAAAREVFEEAGVLLAGPGDDAVVGDVSGDDWEVARQELEAHRRGFAGLLAGRKLTLRSDLLLPWSRWITPDFEPRRFDTYFFVALLPEGQRTRDVSGEADHTLWIRPADALARSRAGELTMLPPTLVTLAEVAAAGDLAGVARAAAGRDASTPVIPRLHLPEDGTPHFTLT, encoded by the coding sequence ATGACGATCGACAGTCCCGGCTTCCCCGCCCCGCCGGCCCTGGTCGAGCACGCCCGTCGGTTCCTCGCCGAGGGCGGCGTCCCGGCGACCCCCCGGGTCGCGGCCACCGTGCTGCTGCTCCGCCCGGCCGGCACCGACTTCGAGGTGTACGTCATCCGCCGGGTCGCCGCGATGGCCTTCGGCGGGATGTACGCCTTCCCCGGTGGGGGCGTCGACCCGTCGGACTCGCAGGCGCACCTGGACTGGGCCGGTCCCGACCCGACGGCCTGGGCGGACCGGCTGGGAGTCGCGCCGCGGGACGCCCAGGCGGTGGTGTGCGCCGCCGCGCGGGAGGTCTTCGAGGAGGCCGGGGTGCTGCTGGCCGGTCCGGGCGACGACGCGGTGGTGGGGGACGTCAGCGGCGACGACTGGGAGGTCGCCCGGCAGGAGCTGGAGGCGCACCGGCGGGGCTTCGCCGGGCTGCTCGCCGGGCGGAAGCTCACCCTCCGGTCCGACCTGCTGCTGCCGTGGAGCCGGTGGATCACCCCGGACTTCGAGCCGCGGCGCTTCGACACGTACTTCTTCGTGGCCCTGCTGCCCGAGGGGCAGCGGACCCGGGACGTCTCCGGCGAGGCCGACCACACCCTGTGGATCCGCCCGGCGGACGCCCTGGCCCGGTCACGGGCCGGTGAGCTGACCATGCTCCCGCCGACACTGGTCACGCTGGCCGAGGTGGCCGCCGCCGGTGACCTGGCCGGGGTGGCCCGCGCCGCGGCGGGCCGGGACGCCAGCACGCCGGTGATACCCCGCCTGCACCTCCCCGAGGACGGCACCCCCCACTTCACCCTCACCTGA